A segment of the Lelliottia amnigena genome:
CCACCCTCAGCACCGCGGTAGAGACGTTGAAACGACACGCCGTTCATGCGAAAAATTTCGCGTGCTTCCGACAACTATTGTCAATTTTGTCGAAGGGTCTCGCTTTACAGAACAGAAACGCTTGCAGGCTCGTTCCCCTTATAAAAATTTGCTGCCACCCAAAGCTGCGGGGATCGCTATGGCGATTAATGTCCTGGGGAAAAACTTCGATAAGCTGCTGAATGTCACTTTGTACTATTCAGAAAATAGCAAAAAACCGTTCTACGATATGCTCTGCGGAAAGTTAACGCACATGGTGGTGCGGGTTAACGTTGTCGAGGTGAATGAAGAGTTGCACGGCGATTACATTAACGATAAGCACTTCAAACGTCGCTTTCAGCTTTGGCTAAACACGCTGTGGAATGATAAAGATGAGCTGATAGACAGGATTAAATCACCAAATAAAAACGCCGGCTGTTAACCGGCGTTTTCTTTTTTATTTCTTCTCAACCAGATATTTTACGGTGTCAGCGTATTGCTGCACGAAAATGTCCATGTTGCTTGCATCCATACCTTGTGGGTTCACCTGATATTTGCCATTTACGAACATGGCTGGAACACCCTGCAGCTGAAGATCCGCGGCAGCTTTTTCCTGTTGGGCGACCAGGGATTTCACGACAAAGCTATTCCATGCAGCGTCGTAATCTTCACCTTTCACACCGGCATCAACAAAGACTTTGCGAATATCGGCGGTTGTCTGAACGGTTTGGGTTTTCTGAACGGCTTCAAACATTGGCGCGGTAACTTGATCTTCCACACCTAACGCCAGTGCCACAGCCCAAGCCTGGGTCAAATCTTTGCCCAAAGGACCCAGGAATTCGACATGATATTTGGTCATTTTGGTGCCTTCAGGCAACTTTTTCTTCACGTTATCTGAAACGTGCAGCACTTCCTCAAACTGATAGCAATGTGGGCAATAGAATGAGAAAAACTCAAGCACCTGAGGCTCACCGGCGACCGGTTTTTCAAGGGTATTGAACTGCTTGCCATCGCTAAATTGAGCAGCGGATGCGCTAAATGCCAGAATCATACCTGCCAGCGCCAGCCATATTTTTTTCATGATCAACTTTCTCCTGATGTTTCCGATTAATACATTGGCGTTAATTGCAGTGGAGGTTCATTGAGAACCTTAACCTGCTCAATAAATGTGGTTGTCTGGC
Coding sequences within it:
- the yihG gene encoding acyltransferase yihG, with the translated sequence MSRFLAAATLLLSITLTILITLFCAVPIILAGIIKLLLPVPIVWRTVSTFCNFMMYCWCEGLAFLLCLNPDLKWDIEGLDGLSKNKGYLLVCNHYSWADIVVLCVLFRKHIPMNKYFLKQQLAWIPFIGLACWALDMPFMKRYSRSYLLRHPQHRGRDVETTRRSCEKFRVLPTTIVNFVEGSRFTEQKRLQARSPYKNLLPPKAAGIAMAINVLGKNFDKLLNVTLYYSENSKKPFYDMLCGKLTHMVVRVNVVEVNEELHGDYINDKHFKRRFQLWLNTLWNDKDELIDRIKSPNKNAGC
- the dsbA gene encoding thiol:disulfide interchange protein DsbA is translated as MKKIWLALAGMILAFSASAAQFSDGKQFNTLEKPVAGEPQVLEFFSFYCPHCYQFEEVLHVSDNVKKKLPEGTKMTKYHVEFLGPLGKDLTQAWAVALALGVEDQVTAPMFEAVQKTQTVQTTADIRKVFVDAGVKGEDYDAAWNSFVVKSLVAQQEKAAADLQLQGVPAMFVNGKYQVNPQGMDASNMDIFVQQYADTVKYLVEKK